DNA from Gramella sp. MAR_2010_147:
CTAATGCCTGTTCGTTTTCCCAGTAGGAATACGTGAAAAATTGATTTGTATTGTCTTTACCACGATAGAGTTCTAAAAATTGACAACCTTCAAAACCTCGAATCTTGTCTTTATTTTCTTCAAAATTAGCCAGAAATTCTTCAATCTTTTCCGGTTGAAAGCCCAT
Protein-coding regions in this window:
- a CDS encoding antibiotic biosynthesis monooxygenase family protein; translated protein: MFVRIVKMGFQPEKIEEFLANFEENKDKIRGFEGCQFLELYRGKDNTNQFFTYSYWENEQALENYRNSELFKNVWANTKVLFNEKPEAWSVDKLVSLE